From Oreochromis niloticus isolate F11D_XX linkage group LG14, O_niloticus_UMD_NMBU, whole genome shotgun sequence, one genomic window encodes:
- the LOC100699580 gene encoding T-cell surface glycoprotein CD3 epsilon chain: MLSMGVQAVLVVVLLGVATTKAEEPEVEFWRTKVTLTCPEEGNWYKYSESLKNKSQDYEFTYTSKGTYRCEYGSEPKSKYYFYVEGNACEDCFELEGNTLFMVIVGDLLLTIIMMVIVYRCTNKKSSTGPPQPSKAPPRSGGRGPPVPSPDYEALNPQTRAQDTYSMVNRMG, encoded by the exons ATGCTCAGCATGGGTGTCCAGGCCGTGCTCGTCGTCGTCCTCCTCGGCGTTGCTACCACGAAGGCTGAGGAGCCTGAAG TGGAATTCTGGAGGACCAAAGTGACGCTGACCTGTCCAGAAGAGGGGAATTGGTATAAGTATAGTGAAAGCCTCAAGAATAAAAGTCAAGACTATGAATTCACATATACCAGTAAAGGCACATACAGATGTGAATATGGCTCTGAGccaaaatctaaatattatttCTATGTTGAAGGAAATG CGTGTGAGGACTGCTTTGAGCTCGAAGGAAACACATTATTTATGGTCATCGTCGGGGACTTACTCCTGACAATAATTATGATGGTCATAGTCTACAGGTGCACTAACAAGAAAAGCTCGACTGGGCCTCCTCAACCTTCCAAAG CACCTCCTCGCTCTGGAGGCCGGGGTCCACCTGTCCCGTCTCCTGACTATGAG gCACTGAACCCTCAAACTCGGGCCCAGGACACTTACTCCATGGTCAACAGGATGGGATAG
- the LOC100699844 gene encoding myelin protein zero-like protein 2, with protein MCVKGLYVFTVLSGLAASGMLQVSGMRIYTSEEVEAVNGTDVRLRCTFESSSPIKPDDVVITWTFRPLKGGPRQSVFYYQRKPFPPQEGLFRKRISWAGDIMGSDASIIIREVKFTYNGTYICQVKNPPDVHGPDGEIKLRVVETASFSGLLLLAFAIAAAISGIVILLLIIASCRRCKRRRQRELEGNEEAPRKERKDPTAW; from the exons ATGTGCGTAAAGGGGCTCTATGTGTTCACCGTCCTGTCTGGACTCGCAGCGTCAG GCATGCTGCAGGTCAGCGGGATGCGTATATACACATCTGAGGAGGTTGAGGCGGTCAACGGGACAGATGTTCGTCTGAGGTGCACCTTCGAGAGCTCGTCTCCCATCAAACCCGATGATGTCGTCATCACGTGGACCTTCAGGCCACTTAAGGGGGGCCCAAGGCAGTcg GTATTTTACTACCAAAGGAAACCATTTCCTCCGCAAGAAGGACTCTTCAGAAAGCGCATTTCCTGGGCTGGTGACATCATGGGCAGTGATGCCTCCATCATAATTCGAGAGGTCAAGTTCACCTACAACGGCACTTACATCTGCCAAGTGAAGAACCCACCCGATGTCCACGGCCCGGATGGAGAAATTAAACTGAGAGTAGTTGAAACAG CCTCTTTCTCTGGACTTCTCCTGCTGGCATTTGCCATCGCAGCCGCCATCTCCGGCATagtcatcctcctcctcatcatcgcATCCTGCAGGAGATGCAAGAGGAGGAGACAAAGGGAGCTGGAAGGGAATGAGGAGGCCCCGCGCAAAGAGCGAAAAGACCCCACCGCGTGGtaa